Proteins encoded within one genomic window of Methanocorpusculum vombati:
- the hmgA gene encoding hydroxymethylglutaryl-CoA reductase (NADPH): MDEQLAKIRSGDLKLYALEKLMPADDAVALRRNYIEEETSSDLAAVGAYTIPIDRVVTRNIENMIGCVQIPVGVAGPVIVNGEYAKGSFWLPLATTEGALIASINRGCGAIRKAGGAEVRILRDGMTRAPVFAATSVAHATEVARWAEDNLLLLKVAAEETTRHGELIGLTTYVVGTNVFVRFEFDTKDAMGMNMATIASEAAAKLIEAETGARMVSTSGNMCCDKKPSAINVIEGRGKSVVAGVFLSDELVASQFKTDARTLVEVNTRKNLVGSARAVSLGFNAHAANVIAAMFLACGQDPAHVVEGSNAITTVDAVPGGVYVSVSLPSLQVGTVGGGTGIATQHACLSMLGVAGGGENPGDHAKAFAEIMATAVLAGELSLLGALGAQHLAKAHQELGRGGAAGSGSGL, from the coding sequence ATGGATGAGCAGCTTGCAAAAATCCGTTCAGGCGATCTGAAACTGTACGCTCTGGAAAAGCTGATGCCCGCAGATGATGCGGTGGCTTTGCGCCGGAACTATATCGAGGAGGAGACTTCCTCCGATCTTGCGGCGGTAGGTGCCTATACGATTCCGATCGATCGCGTGGTTACCCGAAATATTGAGAATATGATCGGCTGCGTGCAGATTCCGGTGGGTGTTGCAGGCCCCGTCATCGTAAACGGCGAGTATGCGAAAGGTTCGTTCTGGCTTCCGCTGGCAACAACGGAGGGGGCGCTTATTGCGTCGATTAACCGGGGCTGCGGTGCTATCCGGAAGGCAGGGGGTGCGGAGGTGCGGATTCTCCGTGACGGGATGACGCGGGCTCCGGTGTTTGCGGCGACCTCTGTTGCGCATGCAACAGAGGTCGCCCGCTGGGCTGAGGATAATCTGCTGCTGCTGAAGGTTGCGGCTGAGGAGACGACGCGTCACGGGGAACTGATTGGTCTCACGACGTATGTGGTGGGAACGAATGTGTTTGTGCGGTTTGAGTTTGATACGAAGGATGCGATGGGAATGAATATGGCGACGATTGCGTCTGAGGCTGCGGCAAAGCTGATCGAGGCGGAGACGGGGGCACGGATGGTGTCAACGTCCGGAAATATGTGCTGCGATAAGAAGCCGTCGGCGATTAATGTGATTGAGGGACGGGGGAAGTCGGTTGTTGCGGGTGTGTTTTTGTCGGATGAGTTGGTTGCGTCACAGTTTAAGACTGATGCACGGACGCTTGTAGAGGTGAATACGCGGAAGAATCTGGTGGGCTCGGCACGTGCGGTGTCACTTGGGTTTAATGCGCATGCGGCGAATGTGATTGCGGCGATGTTTTTGGCCTGCGGTCAGGATCCGGCCCATGTTGTGGAGGGGAGCAATGCGATTACGACGGTGGATGCGGTCCCCGGCGGTGTGTATGTGTCGGTGTCTCTGCCGTCGCTTCAGGTGGGTACGGTCGGCGGCGGGACGGGTATTGCGACGCAGCATGCATGTTTGTCAATGCTTGGTGTTGCGGGCGGCGGAGAGAATCCGGGAGATCATGCAAAGGCATTTGCGGAGATTATGGCAACTGCGGTTCTGGCGGGGGAGTTGTCACTTCTGGGCGCACTTGGTGCGCAGCATCTTGCGAAGGCCCATCAGGAACTGGGACGCGGCGGGGCGGCGGGTTCAGGTTCGGGGCTGTAA
- the thiM gene encoding hydroxyethylthiazole kinase, whose amino-acid sequence MQKYAKILESVRTASPLIHQITNYVTVNDCANITLCIGASPVMSHAPEDVIDMTKIASALVLNIGTLDSKQIEGMLVAGSVAADRNIPIILDPVGAGATPYRTKTAQQLIEELPITVIKGNAGEIGTLAGTTATVRGVDSGGVAGDRKTIVRDLAARLGCVVIMSGEEDLISNGSRVAGVRNGVPLMGRLSGTGCMASAVTGAFAAVAPDTMDGCIAAMVSLGIAGEAAAKVAAGPGSFKPAFLDAVAALTPEQVAGHAKVTEY is encoded by the coding sequence ATGCAGAAATACGCAAAAATTCTTGAATCCGTCAGAACGGCATCGCCGCTCATCCACCAGATCACGAATTACGTCACCGTCAATGACTGTGCCAACATCACACTCTGTATCGGGGCATCCCCAGTCATGTCACACGCTCCCGAAGATGTCATCGATATGACGAAGATCGCAAGCGCCCTCGTGCTCAACATCGGTACCCTTGACTCCAAACAGATCGAGGGAATGCTCGTTGCGGGCAGCGTTGCTGCTGACCGGAACATTCCGATCATCCTTGACCCCGTAGGGGCAGGCGCTACCCCGTACCGGACAAAGACCGCACAGCAGCTGATCGAAGAACTCCCGATCACTGTCATCAAAGGAAACGCCGGAGAGATCGGAACGCTGGCAGGAACCACCGCGACCGTCCGCGGGGTTGACTCCGGCGGGGTTGCGGGCGATCGAAAAACGATTGTCCGGGATCTCGCAGCCAGGCTTGGATGTGTTGTCATCATGAGCGGGGAAGAGGATCTGATCAGCAACGGGTCCCGTGTTGCAGGTGTTCGCAACGGTGTTCCCTTAATGGGCCGACTATCCGGTACCGGTTGCATGGCATCCGCGGTTACCGGAGCGTTCGCCGCGGTTGCCCCGGATACGATGGACGGCTGTATTGCCGCCATGGTCTCGCTCGGCATCGCCGGTGAAGCGGCGGCAAAGGTCGCCGCAGGCCCCGGTTCGTTCAAACCGGCATTTCTGGATGCAGTTGCTGCACTCACACCCGAACAGGTTGCCGGTCATGCCAAAGTTACCGAGTATTAA
- the thiE gene encoding thiamine phosphate synthase — translation MPKLPSIKPMYDLYVVTDEKLSRGLTHAEIARRAVAGGANVIQLRDKDKSSRELYAIACEIREICRDRARFFVNDRLDIALAAGADGVHLGQDDLPIEAARRLAPQDFLIGISVGNADEAVAAESAGADYVAVSPVFSTPSKTDAGAGHGVAAIREIRAAVTCPVIGIGGINADNAAELIDAGLDGVAVISAVVSAPDVTAAAQNLSAIVQDAKGRRA, via the coding sequence ATGCCAAAGTTACCGAGTATTAAACCGATGTACGATCTCTACGTAGTTACCGACGAAAAATTATCCCGCGGTCTCACCCATGCAGAGATTGCCCGCCGTGCTGTTGCGGGCGGAGCGAATGTGATTCAGCTGCGGGATAAAGACAAATCCTCGCGGGAACTGTATGCGATCGCCTGCGAGATACGGGAGATCTGCCGGGACCGTGCACGTTTCTTTGTCAATGACCGTCTCGACATTGCCCTTGCCGCAGGAGCGGACGGGGTGCATCTTGGTCAGGATGATCTGCCAATTGAAGCTGCCCGCAGACTTGCACCGCAGGACTTTCTCATCGGTATTTCCGTAGGAAATGCCGATGAGGCCGTGGCTGCGGAGTCCGCAGGTGCAGATTACGTCGCCGTGAGTCCGGTGTTTTCAACCCCGTCGAAAACAGACGCGGGGGCAGGGCATGGGGTTGCGGCAATCAGAGAGATTCGTGCCGCGGTCACGTGCCCGGTAATCGGTATTGGCGGCATTAATGCAGACAATGCCGCAGAACTGATCGATGCAGGCCTCGATGGTGTTGCGGTCATCTCCGCGGTGGTCAGTGCCCCGGATGTGACTGCGGCGGCACAGAATCTTTCTGCGATTGTGCAGGATGCAAAGGGGCGGCGTGCATGA
- a CDS encoding class I SAM-dependent methyltransferase → MKEQWCLRVPVQEGEVARRCAIAENILDRTLRPRAENGFLLIPVLSPHDGDERAEFAENHVIEELPRHEQIGGIVVLQDDDCAGAEKILAARPSAHTALFATSPVEGEFRTKTFKVLAGRPTTETIYHEYGRRMKIDLTAAYFSARLANERQRILSQMQPGEKILDMFAGVGPFPVMLGSAAELVIANDLNPGAVLLMQENIRLNHLTNVIPMLGNARNLAEIVSPMKFDRIIMNLPMDAAEFLPAAAPLAKSGTIVHLYSLVEREGEHNADILRVFPGAKITERVLRSYSPTSWHAVYDIEVAACG, encoded by the coding sequence ATGAAAGAGCAGTGGTGTCTCCGCGTGCCGGTACAGGAGGGCGAGGTGGCACGACGGTGTGCAATTGCGGAAAATATTCTTGACCGGACACTGCGTCCCCGTGCGGAGAATGGATTTCTTCTGATACCGGTTCTCTCCCCCCATGATGGTGATGAACGTGCGGAGTTTGCGGAGAATCATGTGATTGAAGAACTCCCGCGTCACGAACAGATCGGCGGTATCGTCGTCCTGCAGGATGACGATTGTGCAGGAGCGGAAAAAATTCTTGCCGCCCGTCCTTCGGCACACACGGCCCTTTTCGCGACATCGCCGGTGGAAGGAGAGTTCCGCACAAAAACGTTCAAGGTTCTTGCGGGCAGACCGACAACCGAGACGATCTATCATGAGTATGGACGCCGCATGAAAATTGATCTGACCGCCGCATATTTTTCCGCACGGCTTGCGAATGAACGGCAGAGAATTTTGTCACAGATGCAGCCCGGCGAAAAAATTCTTGACATGTTTGCAGGTGTCGGTCCGTTTCCGGTGATGCTCGGCAGCGCCGCCGAACTGGTGATCGCAAACGATCTCAATCCCGGTGCGGTGCTGTTGATGCAGGAAAATATCCGGCTGAATCATCTGACGAATGTTATTCCGATGCTCGGCAATGCCCGCAATCTTGCCGAGATCGTATCGCCGATGAAGTTTGATCGCATTATTATGAATCTCCCGATGGATGCGGCAGAGTTTCTGCCGGCGGCAGCGCCTCTGGCAAAGTCGGGGACGATTGTGCATCTGTATTCGCTGGTTGAGAGGGAAGGCGAGCACAACGCGGATATTCTCCGCGTGTTTCCGGGTGCGAAGATTACTGAGCGGGTGCTTCGTTCGTACTCGCCGACGAGCTGGCATGCGGTGTACGATATTGAGGTTGCGGCATGCGGGTGA